From Sinorhizobium sp. RAC02, a single genomic window includes:
- the purU gene encoding formyltetrahydrofolate deformylase has protein sequence MKSHVLTVSCQSTRGIVAAITGYLAEKGCYISDSSQFDDLETGLFFMRLTFLSQEGVSEEDIKAEFAPVAKPFGMNYRFNDSDERMKVLLMVSRFGHCLNDLLYRWKIGALPIDIVGVVSNHFDYQKVIVNHDIPFYHIKVTKENKPQAEARLMEVVEQSGAELIVLARYMQVLSDAVCKKMSGRIINIHHSFLPSFKGANPYKQAFERGVKLIGATAHYVTEDLDEGPIIEQDVARITHAQSAEDYVSIGRDVESQVLARAVHAHIHHRTFMNGNKTIVFPPSPGSYASERMG, from the coding sequence ATGAAAAGCCACGTCCTGACAGTATCGTGCCAATCGACCCGCGGCATCGTCGCCGCGATCACCGGCTACCTCGCCGAGAAGGGGTGTTACATCTCGGATTCGTCGCAGTTCGACGATCTCGAAACCGGCCTGTTCTTCATGCGTCTCACCTTCCTGTCCCAGGAAGGCGTATCGGAGGAGGACATCAAGGCTGAATTCGCCCCGGTCGCCAAGCCCTTCGGTATGAACTATCGCTTCAACGACAGCGACGAGCGCATGAAGGTGCTGCTGATGGTGTCGCGCTTCGGCCATTGCCTGAACGACCTGCTCTACCGCTGGAAGATCGGCGCGCTGCCGATCGACATCGTCGGCGTGGTGTCGAACCACTTCGATTACCAGAAGGTCATCGTCAACCACGACATCCCCTTCTACCACATCAAGGTAACGAAGGAGAACAAGCCGCAGGCCGAAGCGCGGCTGATGGAGGTGGTGGAACAGTCTGGTGCCGAACTCATCGTGCTCGCCCGCTACATGCAGGTGCTGTCGGATGCGGTGTGCAAGAAGATGTCGGGCCGGATCATCAACATCCACCACTCGTTCCTGCCGTCGTTCAAGGGTGCGAACCCGTACAAGCAGGCCTTCGAGCGCGGTGTGAAGCTGATCGGGGCGACGGCGCACTATGTGACGGAGGATCTCGACGAGGGTCCGATCATCGAGCAGGACGTGGCGCGCATCACGCATGCGCAGTCTGCGGAGGACTATGTGTCGATCGGGCGGGACGTGGAGAGCCAGGTTCTGGCCCGCGCAGTGCATGCCCACATCCACCACCGCACCTTTATGAATGGCAACAAGACCATCGTCTTCCCGCCGAGCCCCGGCTCCTATGCTTCCGAGCGCATGGGGTGA
- a CDS encoding glutamine amidotransferase family protein, whose product MCGIVGLFLKDRSLEPQLGAMLSDMLVTMTDRGPDSAGIAIYGTPSDGRAKITVQSADPKRDFAGLEAALKPADSSVAVELKSTHAVIEASADKAQAVRDLLGQERPEIRVMGSGDSVEIYKEVGLPKDVVSRFGIRQMAGTHGIGHTRMATESAVTTLGAHPFSTGADQCLVHNGSLSNHNNLRRELVREGMTFETQNDTEVAAAYLSAEMAKGKDLGQALTSALDDLDGFFTFVVGTKSGFGVVRDPIACKPAVMAETDQYIAFGSEYRALVNLPGIENARVWEPEPATVYFWDHEKAA is encoded by the coding sequence ATGTGCGGAATTGTCGGATTGTTTTTGAAGGACAGAAGTCTGGAGCCGCAATTGGGTGCCATGCTGTCCGATATGCTGGTCACCATGACCGACCGTGGGCCCGATAGCGCCGGCATCGCCATCTACGGTACGCCTTCAGACGGCCGCGCGAAAATCACCGTGCAATCGGCCGACCCAAAACGGGATTTTGCCGGGCTTGAAGCGGCATTGAAGCCAGCCGACTCGAGCGTTGCCGTGGAGTTGAAAAGCACCCACGCGGTCATCGAAGCCAGTGCTGACAAGGCTCAGGCGGTGCGCGACCTGCTGGGCCAGGAGCGGCCGGAGATTCGTGTCATGGGGTCCGGCGACAGCGTCGAGATCTACAAGGAAGTCGGCCTGCCGAAGGACGTGGTCTCCCGCTTCGGCATTCGCCAGATGGCGGGCACGCACGGTATCGGTCATACCCGCATGGCAACGGAATCGGCTGTCACCACGCTTGGTGCCCATCCGTTCTCGACCGGCGCTGACCAGTGCCTGGTGCACAACGGCTCGCTTTCCAACCATAACAACCTGCGCCGCGAGCTGGTGCGCGAAGGCATGACCTTCGAGACGCAGAACGATACCGAAGTCGCCGCAGCCTATCTGTCGGCCGAGATGGCCAAGGGCAAGGATCTCGGGCAAGCGCTGACCAGCGCGCTCGATGATCTCGACGGCTTCTTCACCTTCGTCGTCGGCACGAAATCCGGCTTCGGCGTGGTGCGTGATCCCATTGCCTGCAAGCCGGCCGTGATGGCCGAAACGGATCAGTACATCGCCTTCGGCTCGGAGTACCGCGCGCTCGTCAACCTGCCGGGCATCGAAAATGCCCGCGTCTGGGAGCCGGAGCCGGCCACCGTGTATTTCTGGGATCATGAGAAGGCGGCCTAA
- a CDS encoding GXGXG domain-containing protein yields MRVFDLATTPLRELNSALHAIAPGTNDTNFEVVNPRGSHAVAVGIDQPVTVEVRGSVGYYCAGMNDGGTVTVHGSAGPGVAENMMSGTVVIEGDASQYAGATGRGGLLVIKGNAASRCGISMKGIDIVVQGNIGHMSAFMGQSGHLVVLGNAGDALGDSLYEAKLFVRGEVKSLGADCIQKEMKPKHLKLLAELLERAGITGVSPEEFKRYGSARTLYNFNIDNADAY; encoded by the coding sequence ATGCGCGTATTCGATCTTGCCACAACGCCGTTGCGCGAACTGAACAGCGCGCTTCACGCTATCGCCCCCGGCACCAATGATACGAATTTCGAGGTCGTCAATCCGCGCGGCAGCCATGCCGTTGCCGTCGGCATCGATCAGCCGGTCACCGTCGAGGTGCGCGGCAGCGTCGGCTATTATTGCGCCGGCATGAACGATGGCGGCACCGTGACCGTCCATGGCTCTGCCGGGCCTGGTGTCGCGGAAAACATGATGTCGGGCACGGTTGTCATCGAGGGTGATGCCAGCCAGTATGCCGGTGCCACGGGCCGTGGTGGCCTTCTTGTCATCAAGGGCAACGCTGCCTCGCGCTGCGGCATCTCGATGAAGGGCATCGATATCGTCGTCCAAGGCAATATCGGTCACATGTCGGCCTTCATGGGCCAGTCGGGTCACCTGGTGGTGCTTGGCAATGCCGGTGATGCGCTCGGCGATTCCCTCTACGAGGCTAAGTTGTTCGTGCGCGGCGAGGTCAAGAGCCTCGGCGCCGACTGCATCCAGAAGGAAATGAAGCCAAAGCATCTGAAGCTGCTTGCCGAGCTTCTGGAAAGAGCCGGCATCACGGGTGTCTCGCCGGAAGAATTCAAGCGCTACGGTTCGGCCCGCACGCTCTACAACTTCAACATCGATAACGCTGATGCGTACTAA
- a CDS encoding GlxA family transcriptional regulator gives MASDDLKNVQKIGFILIPRFALMSYASAVEPLRAANLLAGRDIYALSAHVVEGNVGMTSSGIPVPATPLPGRGAGFHTVFVCAGGTPVDWNVPAVLACLRQLARDGVRIGGISGGPYLMAAAGLLEDRDFTIHWEHAPALVEAFPRLAPRQARYVLDGNRITCGGGVAPLDMMHALISERMGTDFARRVSDWYLHTQVESSGAPQRASLAERYGINHPGLLMVLEKMEATIEAPLDRQAMAKLAGISPRHLDRLFSSLMGSSFLLEYRKLRLDHARRLLQQSPLSISEIAFATGFSSAGHFARTYRAAFGEPPGAHRQSVVQTARIELL, from the coding sequence ATGGCCTCAGATGACCTGAAAAACGTCCAGAAGATCGGCTTCATCCTGATCCCGAGATTTGCGCTGATGTCCTATGCCTCGGCGGTGGAGCCGCTGCGGGCCGCCAACCTTTTGGCCGGCCGGGATATTTATGCGCTTTCGGCGCATGTCGTCGAAGGGAATGTCGGGATGACATCATCGGGCATTCCCGTTCCCGCCACGCCGCTGCCGGGCCGTGGTGCCGGTTTCCACACCGTCTTCGTCTGCGCCGGCGGCACGCCGGTTGATTGGAACGTGCCGGCCGTCCTGGCGTGCCTGCGCCAGCTTGCCCGCGACGGCGTGCGCATCGGCGGCATTTCCGGTGGTCCCTATCTCATGGCGGCGGCGGGATTGCTGGAGGATCGCGATTTCACCATCCACTGGGAACATGCCCCGGCCCTGGTGGAGGCCTTTCCGCGTCTTGCGCCCCGTCAGGCCCGCTATGTCCTCGATGGCAACCGCATCACCTGTGGTGGCGGCGTGGCCCCGCTCGACATGATGCACGCACTGATCTCCGAGCGCATGGGCACGGATTTCGCCCGCCGGGTGAGCGACTGGTACCTGCATACCCAGGTGGAAAGCTCTGGCGCACCCCAGCGGGCTTCGCTGGCGGAGCGTTACGGGATCAACCATCCGGGCCTGCTGATGGTGCTGGAAAAAATGGAAGCGACGATCGAGGCGCCGCTCGACCGGCAGGCCATGGCCAAACTGGCCGGCATTTCCCCACGTCACCTTGATCGGCTCTTTTCCAGCCTGATGGGCTCGTCCTTCCTGCTCGAATACCGGAAACTGCGGTTGGATCACGCCCGGCGCCTGTTGCAGCAAAGCCCGCTTTCCATCTCCGAAATTGCCTTCGCCACCGGGTTTTCCAGCGCCGGGCATTTTGCCCGAACCTACCGCGCGGCCTTTGGCGAGCCGCCGGGCGCACACCGCCAGTCCGTAGTGCAGACAGCGCGGATAGAATTGCTTTAA
- a CDS encoding FMN-binding glutamate synthase family protein: protein MSYHNPYTPPRKSATFDDYTMAEIRRAAATGIYDIRGAGTKRKVPHFDDLLFLGASISRYPLEGYREKCDTSVVLGARHAKKPIILKTPITIAGMSFGALSGNAKEALGRGATIAGTSTTTGDGGMTDEERGHSQTLVYQYLPSRYGMNPRDLRRADAIEIVVGQGAKPGGGGMLLGQKISDRVANMRNLPKGIDQRSACRHPDWTGPDDLEIKIMELREITDWEKPIYVKVGGARPYYDTALAVKAGADVVVLDGMQGGTAATQDVFIENVGMPTLACIRPAVQALQDLGMHRKVQLIISGGIRSGADVAKALALGADAVAIGTAALVAIGDNDPHWEEEYQKLGTTAGAYDDWHEGKDPAGITTQDPELSKRLDPVAAGRRLANYLKVMTLEAQTIARACGKNHLHNLEPEDLVALTIEASAMAQVPLAGTSWIPGKGGF, encoded by the coding sequence ATGAGCTATCACAACCCCTATACCCCGCCGCGCAAGTCAGCGACCTTCGACGATTATACGATGGCGGAAATCCGCCGCGCGGCGGCGACCGGCATCTATGATATCAGAGGCGCCGGCACCAAACGCAAGGTGCCGCATTTCGACGACCTGTTGTTCCTTGGCGCGTCGATCTCGCGCTATCCGCTCGAAGGCTACCGCGAGAAATGCGACACATCCGTCGTGCTCGGCGCGCGCCACGCCAAGAAGCCGATCATCCTGAAGACCCCAATCACCATTGCCGGCATGAGTTTTGGTGCGCTTTCGGGCAATGCCAAGGAGGCGCTCGGCCGCGGTGCCACGATTGCCGGGACATCGACCACCACCGGAGACGGCGGCATGACGGACGAGGAGCGCGGCCACAGCCAGACGCTGGTCTATCAGTATCTGCCGTCGCGCTACGGCATGAACCCGCGCGACCTGCGGCGCGCCGATGCCATCGAGATCGTCGTCGGCCAGGGTGCCAAGCCCGGTGGTGGCGGCATGCTGCTCGGCCAGAAGATTTCCGACCGCGTCGCCAACATGCGCAACCTGCCGAAGGGCATCGACCAGCGCTCGGCCTGCCGCCATCCCGACTGGACCGGCCCGGACGATCTCGAAATCAAGATCATGGAACTGCGCGAAATCACCGATTGGGAAAAGCCGATATATGTGAAGGTCGGTGGCGCGCGTCCCTATTACGATACGGCGCTTGCCGTGAAGGCCGGTGCCGACGTCGTCGTGCTCGATGGCATGCAGGGTGGCACGGCTGCGACGCAGGATGTCTTCATTGAGAATGTCGGCATGCCGACGCTAGCCTGCATCCGCCCCGCCGTCCAGGCGCTGCAGGATCTCGGCATGCACCGCAAGGTGCAACTGATCATCTCCGGCGGCATTCGGTCCGGCGCCGACGTCGCCAAGGCTTTGGCGCTGGGTGCCGACGCGGTTGCCATCGGCACGGCGGCGCTGGTCGCCATCGGCGACAACGATCCGCACTGGGAAGAGGAATACCAGAAGCTCGGAACGACGGCCGGCGCCTATGACGACTGGCATGAGGGCAAGGACCCGGCAGGGATCACCACGCAAGATCCGGAGCTTTCCAAGCGTCTCGATCCGGTTGCTGCCGGACGGCGCCTCGCCAACTATCTCAAGGTGATGACGCTCGAGGCTCAGACCATCGCGCGCGCCTGCGGCAAGAATCATCTGCACAATCTGGAGCCGGAGGACCTCGTCGCGCTGACGATCGAGGCATCCGCCATGGCGCAGGTGCCGCTTGCGGGCACCAGCTGGATTCCCGGCAAGGGAGGTTTCTAA
- the folD gene encoding bifunctional methylenetetrahydrofolate dehydrogenase/methenyltetrahydrofolate cyclohydrolase FolD → MGSATRIDGKKVAASVIEAVKAATSALEDEAGVRTGLAVVIVGDDPASHTYVGAKGRLAKECGFNSTQHTLPEETTQGDLASLVASLNADPAVHGILVQLPLPKHLDAEPIIQSIKPEKDVDGLHVVNAGKLATGDLATGLISCTPAGAMRLVRSIHGEDLTGLAAVVIGRSNLFGKPMGQLLLHANATVTIAHSRTKDLADVCRHTDILVAAVGRAEMVKADWVKPGATVIDVGINRIDALEGGEGRSRLVGDVAYDEVSEVAGAITPVPGGVGPMTIAMLMANTVIAAYRASGREPPRF, encoded by the coding sequence ATGGGGAGTGCGACGCGCATTGACGGGAAGAAAGTCGCGGCGTCGGTGATCGAGGCTGTGAAGGCTGCGACCTCGGCGCTCGAAGATGAGGCAGGGGTGAGGACCGGGCTTGCGGTCGTCATCGTCGGCGATGATCCGGCGAGCCACACCTATGTCGGCGCCAAGGGTCGTCTGGCCAAGGAATGCGGCTTCAACTCCACCCAGCACACGCTGCCGGAGGAGACCACGCAAGGGGACCTCGCAAGCCTGGTGGCCTCGCTGAACGCGGATCCCGCCGTGCATGGCATCCTGGTGCAACTGCCCCTGCCGAAGCACCTCGACGCCGAGCCGATCATCCAGTCGATCAAGCCGGAAAAGGACGTCGATGGCCTGCATGTGGTCAATGCCGGCAAGCTTGCGACCGGCGATCTGGCGACCGGCCTGATTTCCTGCACGCCGGCAGGCGCCATGCGCCTTGTCCGCTCCATCCATGGCGAGGACCTGACGGGTCTGGCGGCCGTCGTCATTGGCCGCTCCAACCTGTTTGGCAAGCCGATGGGGCAATTGCTGCTCCATGCCAATGCGACGGTGACGATCGCGCATTCGCGCACGAAGGACCTCGCGGACGTCTGCCGTCACACGGATATCCTCGTTGCCGCCGTCGGCCGTGCTGAAATGGTGAAAGCCGACTGGGTGAAGCCGGGTGCCACCGTCATCGATGTCGGCATCAACCGCATAGATGCGCTGGAGGGCGGCGAGGGCAGGAGCCGTCTGGTGGGCGATGTCGCCTATGACGAGGTTTCAGAGGTTGCCGGCGCGATCACGCCGGTTCCAGGCGGTGTCGGACCGATGACGATCGCCATGCTGATGGCCAACACCGTGATCGCAGCCTACCGCGCATCGGGTCGTGAACCGCCGCGTTTCTAG
- a CDS encoding sarcosine oxidase subunit beta family protein, giving the protein MRYSAFSVFLNALRGNKGWAPAWRSPVPKNRYDVIIIGGGGHGLATAYYLAKEFGVTNVAVLEKGYIGSGNVGRNTTIIRSNYLLQGNNPFYELSMKLWEGLEQDFNFNAMVSQRGVLNLYHSDAQRDAYTRRGNAMRLHGVDADLLDRNAVRQMLPFLDFDNARFPIQGALMQKRGGTVRHDAVAWGYARGADMRGVDIIQNCEVTGIRRENGRVTGVETSQGFIGCGKLALAAAGNSTVVAAMVDLKLPIESHVLQAFVSEGLKPFIDNVVTFGAGHFYVSQSDKGGLVFGGDIDGYNSYAQRGNLATVEHVAEAGVAMIPALSRVRVLRSWGGVMDMSMDGSPIIDRTHIDNLYLNVGWCYGGFKATPASGFCYAHLIARNEPHETGRAFRLDRFARGRMIDEKGVGSQPNLH; this is encoded by the coding sequence ATGCGCTACTCTGCCTTTTCCGTTTTCCTGAATGCCCTGCGTGGCAACAAGGGCTGGGCGCCGGCGTGGCGCAGTCCGGTTCCGAAGAACCGCTATGACGTGATCATCATCGGCGGCGGCGGGCATGGTCTGGCCACGGCCTACTACCTCGCCAAGGAATTCGGCGTCACCAATGTGGCGGTACTGGAAAAGGGCTATATCGGCTCCGGCAATGTCGGCCGCAACACCACGATCATCCGCTCCAACTACCTGCTGCAAGGCAACAATCCGTTCTACGAGCTGTCGATGAAGCTCTGGGAGGGGCTGGAGCAGGATTTCAACTTCAACGCCATGGTCTCCCAGCGCGGCGTGCTCAACCTCTACCATTCCGATGCCCAGCGCGACGCCTATACGCGGCGCGGCAACGCCATGCGGCTGCACGGCGTCGATGCCGACCTGCTCGACCGCAACGCCGTGCGCCAGATGCTGCCCTTCCTCGATTTCGACAATGCCCGCTTCCCGATCCAGGGAGCGCTGATGCAGAAACGCGGCGGCACCGTGCGCCATGACGCCGTTGCCTGGGGCTATGCCCGCGGCGCGGATATGCGCGGCGTCGATATCATCCAGAATTGCGAGGTCACCGGCATTCGCCGCGAAAACGGCCGCGTCACCGGCGTCGAGACCAGCCAGGGCTTTATCGGCTGCGGCAAGCTGGCGCTCGCGGCGGCCGGCAATTCCACCGTGGTTGCCGCCATGGTCGACCTGAAACTGCCGATCGAAAGCCATGTTCTACAGGCTTTCGTTTCCGAGGGGCTGAAGCCGTTCATCGACAATGTCGTCACCTTCGGCGCCGGCCACTTCTACGTCTCCCAGTCCGACAAGGGCGGCCTCGTCTTCGGCGGCGATATCGATGGCTATAATTCCTATGCGCAGCGCGGCAATCTCGCGACGGTCGAGCATGTCGCCGAGGCCGGCGTCGCGATGATCCCGGCGCTGTCGCGTGTCCGGGTGCTGCGCTCCTGGGGCGGGGTGATGGACATGAGCATGGACGGCTCGCCGATCATCGACCGCACCCACATCGACAATCTCTACCTGAACGTCGGCTGGTGCTACGGCGGCTTCAAGGCCACGCCTGCTTCCGGCTTCTGCTACGCCCATCTGATCGCCAGGAACGAACCGCACGAGACCGGCCGCGCCTTCAGGCTCGACCGCTTCGCACGCGGCCGGATGATCGATGAAAAGGGCGTCGGCTCGCAACCCAACCTGCACTGA
- a CDS encoding sarcosine oxidase subunit delta family protein has product MASLIACPHCGPRPKEEFTVRGDAGITRPAPDAGEDAWHAYVYLRDNPRGRHKEHWHHTSGCRRWLVVERDTMTHAIHAVSDASTEGATA; this is encoded by the coding sequence ATGGCCAGCCTGATCGCCTGCCCCCATTGCGGGCCGCGCCCCAAGGAAGAATTCACCGTTCGCGGCGATGCCGGCATCACCCGTCCGGCGCCGGATGCCGGTGAGGACGCCTGGCACGCTTACGTCTACCTGCGCGACAACCCGCGCGGACGCCATAAGGAACATTGGCACCACACATCCGGCTGCCGCCGCTGGCTGGTGGTTGAGCGCGATACGATGACCCACGCAATCCATGCCGTGTCCGATGCCAGCACCGAGGGAGCGACCGCATGA
- the glnT gene encoding type III glutamate--ammonia ligase encodes MTLDLATFAKDRGIKYFMISFTDLFGGQRAKLVPAEAIADMQKDGAGFAGFATWLDLTPAHPDLFALPDASSAIQLPWKKDVAWVAADCVMDDQPVDQAPRVMLKRLIAEAAKEGLRVKTGVEPEFFLIAPDGGKISDEFDTAEKPCYDQQAVMRRYDVIAEICDYMLELGWKPYQNDHEDANGQFEMNWEYDDALQTADKHSFFKFMVKTVAEKHGLRATFMPKPFKGLTGNGCHAHISVWDLEGKTNAFADKTMPFGLSAKGKTFLGGIMQHASALAAVTNPTVNSYKRINAPRTISGATWAPNTVTWTGNNRTHMVRVPGPGRFELRLPDGAVNPYLLQAIIIAAGLNGIRKNADPGRHYDIDMYKEGHTVTDAPRLPLNLLDALREYDKDEDLKATLGKGFSSAYLKLKHQEWNAYASHFTDWERQTTLDI; translated from the coding sequence GTGACACTCGATCTTGCTACCTTTGCCAAAGACCGTGGCATCAAATATTTCATGATCAGCTTTACCGACCTTTTCGGCGGCCAGCGGGCAAAGCTTGTTCCGGCCGAAGCAATCGCCGATATGCAGAAGGACGGCGCGGGTTTTGCGGGCTTTGCCACCTGGCTCGATCTGACGCCCGCCCATCCCGATCTTTTTGCTCTTCCGGATGCGTCTTCTGCCATCCAGCTTCCCTGGAAGAAGGATGTCGCATGGGTTGCCGCCGACTGCGTGATGGACGACCAGCCGGTCGACCAGGCGCCGCGCGTCATGCTGAAGCGATTGATCGCCGAAGCTGCCAAGGAAGGCCTTCGCGTCAAGACCGGCGTCGAGCCGGAATTCTTCCTGATCGCACCGGATGGCGGCAAGATTTCCGACGAATTCGATACGGCCGAAAAACCCTGCTACGACCAGCAGGCCGTCATGCGCCGTTACGACGTGATCGCCGAGATCTGCGATTACATGCTGGAACTGGGCTGGAAGCCCTACCAGAACGACCATGAGGACGCGAACGGCCAGTTCGAGATGAACTGGGAATATGACGATGCGCTGCAGACGGCCGACAAGCATTCCTTCTTCAAGTTCATGGTGAAGACGGTTGCCGAGAAACACGGCCTTCGTGCCACCTTCATGCCCAAGCCCTTCAAGGGCCTGACCGGCAACGGTTGCCACGCCCATATCTCCGTCTGGGATCTGGAAGGCAAGACCAATGCCTTCGCCGACAAGACCATGCCGTTCGGTCTTTCGGCCAAGGGCAAGACCTTCCTCGGCGGCATCATGCAGCATGCGTCGGCCCTTGCCGCAGTGACCAATCCGACGGTCAATTCCTACAAGCGCATCAACGCGCCGCGCACCATTTCCGGTGCTACCTGGGCGCCAAATACGGTGACCTGGACGGGTAACAACCGCACGCATATGGTTCGCGTTCCGGGTCCGGGGCGGTTCGAGTTGCGCCTACCGGATGGCGCCGTCAATCCGTACCTGTTGCAGGCCATCATCATCGCCGCCGGCCTGAACGGCATTCGCAAAAACGCCGATCCGGGCCGCCACTACGACATCGACATGTACAAGGAAGGCCACACCGTCACCGACGCGCCGCGCCTGCCCCTGAACCTGCTCGATGCGCTCAGGGAATACGACAAGGACGAGGACCTGAAGGCCACGCTCGGCAAGGGTTTCTCCAGCGCCTACCTGAAGCTCAAGCATCAGGAATGGAATGCCTACGCATCGCACTTCACGGATTGGGAGCGGCAGACGACGCTCGATATCTGA